One segment of Drosophila ananassae strain 14024-0371.13 chromosome 3R, ASM1763931v2, whole genome shotgun sequence DNA contains the following:
- the LOC6503774 gene encoding sodium/hydrogen exchanger 3 isoform X20, producing MSNLTEQDYDSATPALEQQMNLARRACWRSGKDLPTTASPNPAKPPSDESKTKIEPETKARVTKATCNASPSGLFGKRAVLLLALCLLLGLSQGRPNMSVTPGKDSGLDAGAVTQLNLAQPPPTADVAKDGDEPTEHPSHRLPRAEPLKSNEQNPTDEEEGGHKMERYPLSSVDFGRVKTPFIIGIWILSASIAKIGFHMTPKLHLIFPESCLLIVVGVVIGVVLYFCTDVAVSPLTPNTFFFYMLPPIILDAGYFMPNRLFFDNLGTILLMAVVGTIFNIATIGGSLYACGLFGIYGEGETPGLMDVFLFASLISAVDPVAVLAVFEEIHVNEILYIVVFGESLLNDAVTVVMYHMMESYNEIGLDKIIAQDIASGVGSFFVVALGGTAIGIIWGFLTGLVTRFTDHVRVIEPIFIFVMAYLAYLNAEIFHMSGILAITFCGITMKNYVESNISQKSHTTVKYALKMLSSSAETIIFMFLGVATVNNMHVWNTWFVVLTIAFCSVFRVIGVILLSAIANRFRLHKLSRVDQFVMSYGGLRGAVAFALVLLVDENVVKQKNMFVTTTIAVIYFTVFLQGITIKPLVKILNVKRANKRKPTMNERIHERFMDHLMAGIEDIVGKTGNYNVRDKFKRFDNRFIRPLLIRDLKGAEPKIIETYSKLTMRDAMEVMRRNPSTIGQMTGTESMSALFRNYTNNYIGGSPSLTNLDNTCSRNLDMAELDYNPSKKDLTDAKIHHLLAEELKPYRRHRRLSYSRHAVDDRDLSTQVNYKMQMNFRRMFNDRKHHKRSKRGASNKEPKENVKQNHVSFHDFQQNGTTKQLTNAEECQQNPNEINVVGPSDDWDDGLTFTAKSSPDSDRANNNSLIAHIQNLPGFDASKARIVVQHYAPKVDDSPEPELDSPDPPVGPTAAELILPWRRDRSYQSIVAEHPIPEEDRNLSRESDGERRVATPTATESQLPWKRQGDECTDAVQQNEFPAWASNKEYLAYNSPSATFLGGINKPKQPKSVIGLFRRESSSSKAGSTGIGSTGTVDGAASSADPMVVPSSQAIQPPAVGGGPGPSTSMQNPRLDKRSQSISSGSLGAGAHQLGPDGHSGPFPVTASHRRNVRRGSMLELSGLIATGRRPSRILQFSPGATNLLESATITSPSPPPPPPTTTTTTTSRTTKTTSTSTTKNHTNNSTETTSGSASYSTPTSPRSEDSATYYPK from the exons ATGAGCAACCTTACGGAACAGGACTACGACAGTGCCACGCCGGCACTGGAACAGCAAATGAATCTGGCCAGGCGAGCCTGCTGGAGAAGCGGCAAGGACCTCCCCACGACAGCCAGTCCTAATCCTGCAAAACCACCGAGTGatgaaagcaaaacaaaaatagaacCAGAAACTAAAGCCAGAGTTACGAAAGCAACCTGCAATGCCAGCCCGAGTGGGCTCTTCGGTAAACGGGCCGTCCTGCTCCTGGCGCTGTGCCTCCTCCTTGGCCTCTCCCAGGGGAGACCGAACATGAGTGTGACTCCTGGCAAGGACAGTGGTCTGGATGCGGGTGCGGTCACCCAGCTAAAT CTGGCCCAGCCACCGCCGACTGCCGACGTTGCCAAGGATGGTGATGAGCCCACGGAACACCCATCCCACAGACTGCCACGTGCCGAGCCGCTCAAGTCCAATGAACAGAATCCCACAGACGAGGAGGAGGGTGGCCACAAAATGGAAAGGTATCCGCTCTCCAGCGTGGATTTTGGCCGTGTTAAGACGCCGTTCATCATCGGAATCTGGATCCTGTCGGCCAGTATAGCCAAGATTG GATTCCATATGACGCCCAAATTGCATCTAATATTTCCGGAGTCGTGCCTGCTGATTGTCGTGGGTGTGGTCATTGGTGTAGTTTTATATTTCTGCACCGATGTCGCCGTATCCCCCCTAACACCGAACACATTCTTCTTCTATATGCTGCCGCCGATTATCCTGGACGCCGGTTACTTTATGCCCAATCGATTGTTCTTCGACAACCTGGGCACCATTCTGCTGATGGCGGTGGTCGGAACCATCTTCAATATTGCCACCATTG ggggttCCCTCTACGCCTGCGGCCTGTTTGGCATTTACGGGGAGGGCGAGACTCCGGGCCTGATGGACGTCTTTCTGTTCGCCTCCCTTATATCCGCCGTAGATCCGGTGGCTGTGCTGGCCGTGTTCGAGGAGATTCATGTCAACGAGATCCTGTacattgttgtttttggcgAGTCCTTGCTAAACGATGCCGTTACT GTTGTCATGTACCACATGATGGAGTCCTACAACGAGATTGGCCTAGACAAGATAATTGCCCAGGACATAGCCAGTGGAGTGGGTTCCTTCTTTGTGGTTGCCCTAGGAGGCACTGCCATAG GCATCATCTGGGGTTTCCTCACTGGTCTAGTCACTCGGTTTACGGATCATGTTCGTGTCATAGAAcctattttcatttttgtaaTGGCCTATCTGGCCTACCTCAATGCGGAAATCTTTCACATGAGCGGTATCTTGGC CATCACATTCTGTGGCATCACAATGAAAAACTATGTGGAATCGAATATATCCCAAAAGTCCCACACGACTGTTAAATATGCCTTGAAAATGCTGTCCAGTTCGGCGGAGACCATTATCTTTATGTTCCTAGGCGTGGCCACGGTGAACAATATGCACGTATGGAATACGTGGTTTGTGGTGCTGACCATCGCCTTCTGTTCAGTGTTTCGTGTGATAG GAGTAATTCTACTGTCGGCCATTGCCAATCGCTTCCGCTTGCACAAGTTGTCGCGAGTGGATCAGTTTGTGATGTCCTATGGTGGATTGCGTGGTGCTGTTGCCTTCGCCTTGGTCCTGTTGGTGGATGAGAATGTGGTCAAGCAGAAGAACATGTTTGTTACCACCACAATAGCTGTGATCTACTTTACTGTCTTCCTGCAAGGCATCACCATCAAGCCGCTGGTGAAGATCCTGAATGTGAAGCGAGCCAATAAACGCAAGCCCACCATGAACGAGCGTATTCACGAAAGA TTCATGGATCACTTGATGGCCGGCATTGAAGATATTGTGGGCAAGACAGGCAACTACAATGTGCGTGATAAATTCAAGCGTTTCGACAATCGCTTCATTCGCCCTCTGCTGATCAGAGATCTAAAG GGCGCTGAGCCGAAGATCATCGAGACGTACTCCAAACTGACAATGCGCGATGCCATGGAGGTGATGAGACGAAATCCATCGACCATTGGCCAGATGACGGGCACCGAGTCGATGAGCGCCCTGTTCCGGAATTATACCAATAACTATATTGGCGGCAG TCCCAGCTTGACAAATCTTGACAATACTTGTTCCCGCAATCTGGATATGGCCGAGCTTGATTATAATCCATCCAAAAAGGATCTGACTGATGCCAAGATCCATCATCTCTTGGCCGAAGAACTAAAGCCTTATAGAAGG CACCGTCGTCTTAGTTATAGCCGACACGCAGTAGATGACAGAGATTTGTCCACCCAG GTCAATTATAAGATGCAAATGAACTTCCGGCGAATGTTCAATGATCGGAAACATCACAAGCGCAGCAAACGTGGTGCCAGCAATAAG GAGCCCAAGGAGAATGTCAAACAAAATCATGTCTCTTTCCATGATTTTCAACAGAACGGCACCACCAAGCAGCTCACCAATG CCGAGGAGTGCCAACAGAACCCCAACGAGATCAATGTTGTTGGCCCCAGCGACGATTGGGATGACGGCCTGACCTTCACCGCCAAATCATCAC CTGACTCGGATCGCGCCAATAACAATTCCCTGATAGCCCACATCCAAAACCTTCCCGGTTTTGATGCCTCCAAGGCCCGCATCGTCGTCCAGCACTATGCGCCCAAGGTGGACGACAGTCCGGAGCCAGAGTTAGACTCCCCGGATCCGCCCGTCGGGCCAACGGCGGCCGAGTTGATATTGCCTTGGCGGCGGGACCGATCATACCAGAGCATTG tGGCTGAACATCCGATACCCGAGGAGGATCGCAACCTTTCGCGTGAATCTGATGGCGAAAGGCGAGTGGCCACACCCACTGCCACGGAATCCCAGCTGCCGTGGAAACGCCAGGGCGACGAGTGTACGGATGCAGTGCAGCAGAACGAGTTTCCCGCCTGGGCCTCGAACAAGGAGTACTTGGCCTACAACTCCCCCAGTGCAACATTCCTAG GTGGTATAAACAAGCCTAAACAGCCCAAGTCCGTCATAGGTCTCTTCCGGCGTGAGAGTTCCAGCTCCAAGGCCGGCAGCACCGGAATCGGCAGTACGGGTACCGTGGATGGCGCCGCCAGCAGCGCAGATCCCATGGTTGTGCCTTCCTCCCAAGCCATCCAACCGCCGGCGGTGGGTGGCGGACCGGGTCCGTCGACATCGATGCAAAATCCCCGGCTGGACAAGCGCTCCCAGTCGATATCATCCGGTTCGCTGGGCGCCGGAGCCCATCAACTCGGACCGGATGGCCATTCCGGTCCATTTCCGGTTACGGCTAGTCATCGGCGGAATGTGCGCAGAGGCTCCATGCTGGAGCTGAGCGG ACTCATTGCAACTGGACGCAGGCCCAGTAGAATTTTGCAATTTAGTCCAGGAGCAACTAATTTACTAGAGTCAGCCACGATCACAAGTCCTTCTcctccaccacctcctcctactactactactactactacttcAAGAACAACGAAAACAACAAGTACATCTACCACCAAGAACCACACCAACAATTCAACAGAAACCACATCAGGCAGTGCGAGTTACTCGACGCCAACCTCCCCGAGATCGGAGGATAGCGCCACATACTATCCAAAGTAA
- the LOC6503774 gene encoding sodium/hydrogen exchanger 3 isoform X22 produces MSNLTEQDYDSATPALEQQMNLARRACWRSGKDLPTTASPNPAKPPSDESKTKIEPETKARVTKATCNASPSGLFGKRAVLLLALCLLLGLSQGRPNMSVTPGKDSGLDAGAVTQLNLAQPPPTADVAKDGDEPTEHPSHRLPRAEPLKSNEQNPTDEEEGGHKMERYPLSSVDFGRVKTPFIIGIWILSASIAKIGFHMTPKLHLIFPESCLLIVVGVVIGVVLYFCTDVAVSPLTPNTFFFYMLPPIILDAGYFMPNRLFFDNLGTILLMAVVGTIFNIATIGGSLYACGLFGIYGEGETPGLMDVFLFASLISAVDPVAVLAVFEEIHVNEILYIVVFGESLLNDAVTVVMYHMMESYNEIGLDKIIAQDIASGVGSFFVVALGGTAIGIIWGFLTGLVTRFTDHVRVIEPIFIFVMAYLAYLNAEIFHMSGILAITFCGITMKNYVESNISQKSHTTVKYALKMLSSSAETIIFMFLGVATVNNMHVWNTWFVVLTIAFCSVFRVIGVILLSAIANRFRLHKLSRVDQFVMSYGGLRGAVAFALVLLVDENVVKQKNMFVTTTIAVIYFTVFLQGITIKPLVKILNVKRANKRKPTMNERIHERFMDHLMAGIEDIVGKTGNYNVRDKFKRFDNRFIRPLLIRDLKEVNELHLLDHIPMQNYERELNQNRRKIILDSDQKPRIQFRSSPTKRKSSKNLTEESHSHV; encoded by the exons ATGAGCAACCTTACGGAACAGGACTACGACAGTGCCACGCCGGCACTGGAACAGCAAATGAATCTGGCCAGGCGAGCCTGCTGGAGAAGCGGCAAGGACCTCCCCACGACAGCCAGTCCTAATCCTGCAAAACCACCGAGTGatgaaagcaaaacaaaaatagaacCAGAAACTAAAGCCAGAGTTACGAAAGCAACCTGCAATGCCAGCCCGAGTGGGCTCTTCGGTAAACGGGCCGTCCTGCTCCTGGCGCTGTGCCTCCTCCTTGGCCTCTCCCAGGGGAGACCGAACATGAGTGTGACTCCTGGCAAGGACAGTGGTCTGGATGCGGGTGCGGTCACCCAGCTAAAT CTGGCCCAGCCACCGCCGACTGCCGACGTTGCCAAGGATGGTGATGAGCCCACGGAACACCCATCCCACAGACTGCCACGTGCCGAGCCGCTCAAGTCCAATGAACAGAATCCCACAGACGAGGAGGAGGGTGGCCACAAAATGGAAAGGTATCCGCTCTCCAGCGTGGATTTTGGCCGTGTTAAGACGCCGTTCATCATCGGAATCTGGATCCTGTCGGCCAGTATAGCCAAGATTG GATTCCATATGACGCCCAAATTGCATCTAATATTTCCGGAGTCGTGCCTGCTGATTGTCGTGGGTGTGGTCATTGGTGTAGTTTTATATTTCTGCACCGATGTCGCCGTATCCCCCCTAACACCGAACACATTCTTCTTCTATATGCTGCCGCCGATTATCCTGGACGCCGGTTACTTTATGCCCAATCGATTGTTCTTCGACAACCTGGGCACCATTCTGCTGATGGCGGTGGTCGGAACCATCTTCAATATTGCCACCATTG ggggttCCCTCTACGCCTGCGGCCTGTTTGGCATTTACGGGGAGGGCGAGACTCCGGGCCTGATGGACGTCTTTCTGTTCGCCTCCCTTATATCCGCCGTAGATCCGGTGGCTGTGCTGGCCGTGTTCGAGGAGATTCATGTCAACGAGATCCTGTacattgttgtttttggcgAGTCCTTGCTAAACGATGCCGTTACT GTTGTCATGTACCACATGATGGAGTCCTACAACGAGATTGGCCTAGACAAGATAATTGCCCAGGACATAGCCAGTGGAGTGGGTTCCTTCTTTGTGGTTGCCCTAGGAGGCACTGCCATAG GCATCATCTGGGGTTTCCTCACTGGTCTAGTCACTCGGTTTACGGATCATGTTCGTGTCATAGAAcctattttcatttttgtaaTGGCCTATCTGGCCTACCTCAATGCGGAAATCTTTCACATGAGCGGTATCTTGGC CATCACATTCTGTGGCATCACAATGAAAAACTATGTGGAATCGAATATATCCCAAAAGTCCCACACGACTGTTAAATATGCCTTGAAAATGCTGTCCAGTTCGGCGGAGACCATTATCTTTATGTTCCTAGGCGTGGCCACGGTGAACAATATGCACGTATGGAATACGTGGTTTGTGGTGCTGACCATCGCCTTCTGTTCAGTGTTTCGTGTGATAG GAGTAATTCTACTGTCGGCCATTGCCAATCGCTTCCGCTTGCACAAGTTGTCGCGAGTGGATCAGTTTGTGATGTCCTATGGTGGATTGCGTGGTGCTGTTGCCTTCGCCTTGGTCCTGTTGGTGGATGAGAATGTGGTCAAGCAGAAGAACATGTTTGTTACCACCACAATAGCTGTGATCTACTTTACTGTCTTCCTGCAAGGCATCACCATCAAGCCGCTGGTGAAGATCCTGAATGTGAAGCGAGCCAATAAACGCAAGCCCACCATGAACGAGCGTATTCACGAAAGA TTCATGGATCACTTGATGGCCGGCATTGAAGATATTGTGGGCAAGACAGGCAACTACAATGTGCGTGATAAATTCAAGCGTTTCGACAATCGCTTCATTCGCCCTCTGCTGATCAGAGATCTAAAG GAAGTGAACGAACTCCATTTATTGGACCACATACCCATGCAGAACTATGAGCGGGAATTGAATCAGaatagaagaaaaattattttggattCAGATCAAAAGCCCCGAATACAGTTTCGCAGTTCTCCAACCAAACGAAAGTCCTCAAAAAATCTTACCGAAGAGAGTCATAGCCatgtttaa